Part of the Arthrobacter gengyunqii genome is shown below.
CCGTCGCCCTTGTGGTGGGAATCATTGCGGTGGCGGACGGCAACCTCAGCATCGGCTCATTGGTTGCCTTCTTTGCCACTGCCGCCGTCGTCGCAGGGCCGGTGGAAGCCGTGGGCCCGCTGCTGTCCATGACCCTGACCGCCAAAACCGCAATTGACCGCCATTACGAGGTCATGGACGCGCAGTCCTCCATTCAAAGCCCGCAACGGCCGGTGCACCTGAACGATGTGCGCGGGGAGCTGGTGTTCGACGACGTCCATTTCGCCTACCCGGACACCAAAGAAGGCACGAGAAACCTGATCGACGGCGTGACCCTGTGTCTGCGGCCCGGCGAGACCATGGCGCTGGTGGGCGTGACCGGCAGCGGAAAATCCACCCTGCTGCAGCTGGTCCCCCGGTTGTTCGACGTCACCGGCGGTTCCATCCGGATCGACGGCACTGATCTTCGCCAGCTGGATCTGGAAGAACTGCGCACCATCGTGGCTGTGGCCTTTGAAGACACGACCCTGTTCTCCAGCTCGGTCCGCGACAACGTGCTGCTCGGCGCCGAACCGGCAAGCTCCGCCGAAGCGGATCAGCTTCTGGCACAGGCCCTGGACGTGGCGCAGGCCGACTTTGTGTACTCGCTGCCCGAAGGCACCGACACCCTCATCGGCGAGGAGGGATTGAGTCTGTCAGGCGGGCAGCGCCAGCGCGTCGCCCTCGCCCGGGCCATCGCCGCACGGCCCACGGTGCTGATCATGGACGATCCGCTCTCGGCACTGGATGTGCGCACCGAGGAACTGGTGGAAGGCCGGCTGCGCGAGGTGCTCGCGGACACCACCACACTGGTGGTTGCGCACCGTCCGTCAACCGTTTCCCTCGCCGACCGCGTGGCCCTGATGGAGGACGGACGCATCAGTGCCGTCGGCACGCACGCCGAACTCCTAGCCGGCAACGACCACTACCGGTACGTGATTGCCAGCCTGCCCACGGAACCCGAAGACCTGGACAGTCCACTCGAGGACGGCCCGCTGCCCGCGGACGCAGCCGACGACGCAGCGGGTGCCCTCGAGGCACCGCGCCTGGACGATGAGGAGATCATCCGATGAGCCGCTTCACCGTCCGCCGCGGCGCCGAAGATTCCGTCCAGCCCCGCAAGCCCTCGAAGCCGGGCAGGGGCGCCGATCCAAACTACGACGCCTCCGCCCGCCTGGGCACCGCCGGCGAGGACGCCGTCCACCTGGGCAGGGAAGAAAACCTCGCCGTCCGCCGCCGATCACTGGCCCTGCTGGGCTCCCTGATCCGACCCAACCGCGGACGCTTCATCGGCACGGTGCTGCTGGTGGTCTTCTCCCAGGCAGCGCGCGTGGCCGGACCGGCCATCATTGCGTACGGCATCGACCACGCTCTGCCGGATCTGCAGGCGGGCAACAGCCTGCCGCTGATCCTTTCCGGAGTGGCGTACCTGCTGGCGGCCCTGCTGGCAGCAGGGCTGACCGCGGGTTATGTCCGCGCCACCGCCCTGCTCAGCCAGGCCATGCTGCTGGACCTGCGGCTGCGGGTCTTCCGGCACACCCAGCGCCTGAGCCTGGAGTTCCACGAGAAGTACACCTCCGGGCGGATCATTTCGCGGCAGACCTCCGATCTGGAAGCGCTGCGCGAACTGCTGGACTCCGGCGTCAGCTCCCTCGCATCCGGCGCGATGTACATGCTGTTCACCGCCGTGAGCATCTTCCTGCTGGACTGGCGCACCGGACTGCTGATGCTGGTGGCCTTCGTTCCGATGTACCTGCTGACCCGCTGGTACCAGAAACGCTCCCAGCTGGCCTACCGCGCCTCCCGGGTCACCTCCGCGAAGCTGATTGTGCACTTCATCGAAACCATGACCGGCATCCGGGCGGTCAAGGCCTTCCGCCGCGAAAAGGTCAACGCCGAGAAGTACGACGAGCTGGCCGAGGATTACCGCGTAGCCACCGTCCGCTCCATCAACCTCAACGGCATCTTCCAGCCCGGGCTGGTGCTGATCGGCAACGCCACCGTGGCCGTGGTGCTTCTGGCGGGCGGCTTCCGGGTGCTCGACGGCGGCCTGGAGGTGGGTGCCCTGCTGGCGCTGCTGCTGTACTCCAAGCGCTTCTTCCAGCCGGTGGACCAGATGGCCATGTTCTACAACTCGTTCCAGTCCGCCTCGGCGGCGCTGGAAAAGGTTTCCGGCCTGCTGGAGGAAGTGCCCACCGTGCGCCCGCCGAAGCATCCGGTGGAGCTGGAGCATGCCAAGGGCGACATCCGGTTCGACGGCGTGGAATTCCGCTACGGCGGCGGCCCGGTGATCCTGCCGCAAATGGACCTGCACATTCCCGCCGGCCAGACCGTGGCCCTGGTGGGACAGACCGGCGCCGGCAAGTCCACCCTCGCCAAACTGATCGCCCGTTTCTACGACCCGTCACAGGGGTCCGTGCTGCTCGACGGCGTGGATCTGCGGAGCCTGACCCAGCGAGACCTTCGCCGCGCCGTGGTCATGGTGACGCAGGAAGCGTTCCTGTTCAGCGGCTCGGTGGCGGACAACATCGCCCTCGGCAAGCCCGAAGCCACCCGAGCGGAGATCGTTGCGTCCGCGAAGGCGGTGGGCGCGCACGAGTTCATCGAAGCCCTGCCGGAAGGTTATGACACCGATGTGAACAAACGCGGCGGCAGGGTCTCCGCCGGACAGCGCCAGCTGATCAGCTTTGCCCGGGCCTTCCTGGCCGATCCCGCGGTGCTGATCCTGGACGAGGCCACCTCGTCGCTGGACATCCCCAGCGAACGGTTGGTCCAACACGGGCTGAAGACCTTGCTCGGCAACCGGACGGCGCTGATCATCGCGCACCGGCTGTCCACCGTGGAGATCGCCGACCGGGTACTGGTCATGCACGCCGGCGAAGTGGTGGAGGACGGCACCCCCGCCGAGCTCACCGGCGGCACCGGCCGGTTTGCCAAGCTGCAGGCCGCCTGGCAGGAGTCCCTGGTGTAGGACGGGAGTGCCCGGTTTCGCGGAATCCACGGTGATCGTCTACACTTGTAAAGTTGCTTCAGCGGCGGGGAAACCCGGCGAAAAAGCAGTGGTTACGGGGTGTGGCGCAGCTTGGTAGCGCGCGTCGTTCGGGACGACGAGGTCGCAGGTTCAAATCCTGTCACCCCGACCAAACAAAAAGAGTCTGTCATTCGGCAGGCTCTTTTTTGTTGCCCTTCTCCTCCCGGCACCGAGTACGCTTCAATCCGGCCCCTTTCAGGCCGCACGCTGCTCACCACGGAGGAAACAACCATGGACATTACCCCTCAGATGATTCGACAGCTCGTTCCGTTTGCCGAATTCCTGGAGATCGATTTTCCCGAACTGTCGCCGCACCTCGTGGTGGCGCAGCTTGCCGACCGGCCGGAATACGGCACCATCGGAGGCGGAGTGCACGGCGGCGCGGTCATGGCCCTGGCGGACGTCGCCGCTGCAGTCATGGCGGTCATGGCCTCCGGTGACCCCGCAGCCGCGCCGGCAACAATGCAATCCTCCACAAACTTCCTGCGGCCGGCACGCGGTGTCCTTCGGGCCGAAGCCGAGGTAACGCGGACGGGCCGCACCACCGTCGTGGACGTCCGGGTTACGGACAGCTCCGGTGAGGCCTGTGCGGTGGTGCGCCAAATCGTGTCCGTCAAAGCCGCAGCCCAGCCTGCTTCCATCTGAGCAGGCAGACGGTGCGGCCCGTTCCCGCACCCTTGATCTGTGAATTCCCGGCGGTAAGCTCGAGGCGACAGCACACGCCACAGGAGCTCCCCATGGTTGTCCGCGTTGATTTGAATATCTCACTGGACGGGTTCGCCACCACTACGGATCAAACTCCCGAGGACCCGTTCGGTCAGGACTGGTCGCGGCTGGTGGGTCCGTACACCGCCACCCGGACGTTCCGGGAGCGTGTCCTGCATGAGTCCGGCGGAGGCACCACCGGCGTGGACGACAAATACGCTGCGGCGTACTTCGAGGGCATCGGCGCCGAAATCATGGGAGCGGGCATGTTCGGGCTGCACAACTTCCCCGACGACCCGGCATGGAAAGGCTGGTGGGGCGACGAAACTCCGTTCCGCTACCCGGTCTTCGTCCTCACCCACACCACCCGCGAACCCATCGATATGCCTGACGGGACACGCTTTGAGTTCCTCGCCGCGTCACCGGAAGAGGCGCTGGCACGGGCGGTCGATGCCGCCGGCGGCCAGGACGTGCGGATTGGCGGCGGTCCCACCGTGGTCAAGTCGTTCCTGGCAGCCGGGCTGGTGGACCGCATGCACGTGGGCATCACACCGATCCTGCTGGGCCGCGGCATCAGCCTCTGGGACGGCCTGCGCGGCATCGAGGACGGTTACGACGTCGGCGCAGAGACGGCGGAAAGCGGAGTCGTACACCTGACCTTCCAGCGCTGAGCGCTGACAAACCATAACGGCCCCGGGAAGCCCGGGAGCGCTCGGCGCTAGGCGAACGTCCGCCCCGTCAGCCGCTCATAGGCCTCCACATAGCGGGCACGGGTTCGCTCGACGACGTCGGCGGGCAGCGCCGGCGGCGGCGCGTCCGACGCCTTGTCCCAGCCGGACTCCGGCGAGGTCAGCCAATCCCGGACGTACTGCTTGTCGAAGGACGGCTGGGCCTGACCCGGCGAGTACAGCGCCGCGTCCCAGAACCGGGAGGAATCCGGGGTGAGCACCTCATCTCCCAGCGTGACCTCGCCGGTGGCCGGATCCAGCCCAAACTCCACCTTGGTGTCAGCCAGGATGATGCCGCGGTTCCGGGCGATCGCCTCGGCCGCCGTGTAGATGTCCAGCGTCAGCGAGCGCAGTGTCTCCGCTGTCCCCACCCCGACAAGCTTCACCACAGCCTCGTAATTGATGTTCTCGTCATGCTCGCCCACTTCGGCCTTGGCCGACGGCGTGAAAATGGCCGGCTCCAGCCGGGAACCGTCCACCAAACCGGCCGGCAGCGGCACGTCGCACACGGTCTGCGACTGCCGGTATTCCGCCAGCCCGGTGCCCGTGAGATAGCCGCGGGCGATGCACTCCACCGGATACATCTGAAGCTTTTTGCAGATCATGGCCCGGCCAGCCACCTCGGCCGGCACTCCCTCGTCCGCGGAAATCACGTGATGGGGAACCTTCAGCTGCTCGAACCACCATAGGCTCAGCTGTGTCAGGATCCTGCCCTTGTCCGGAATCTCGGAGCTCAGCACATGGTCAAAGGCGCTGATCCGGTCGCTGGCCACCACCAGGACCCGTTCACCCGCGCCCGGTGCCGACAGATCCGCCGGGACAAACAGGTCTCGGACCTTTCCTGAATAGACGTGGGTCCAACCGGCCAATTCGGGGGCGCTCATGCCAGGTCTCCATCTACGTCGCGGTCGGCCACGGGCTGGGAGCCTGCGGGAACGGCCACCTCACCGTGCAGCGCCTTCAGGGCAATGTCGGTGCGGTGCTGGGATCCATCCAGCGAGATCGTGTCCACGCCCGCGTAGGCCAAGTCGCGGGCGGCCTGCAGGTCAGCGCCCAGGCCGACGACGGCCAGCACCCGCCCACCGGCGGAGACCACCTTGCCGTCCTCGAGCCGGGTGCCGGCGTGCAGCACGTGCACGCCGTCAATCTTTTCGGCCTTCTTCAGCCCGCGGATCCGGTCGCCGGTGCGCGGTGCGTCCGGATAGTTGGCGGCAGCCACCACCACGGCAACTGCGGTCCGGGGATCCCACTTCAGCTGTTCCATGGCATCCAGTTCGCCCTTGGCTGCGGCCATCAGCAGTCCGCCCAGCGGAGTCTTGAGGCGGGCCAGCACGGCCTGGGTTTCCGGATCGCCGAAGCGTGCGTTGAACTCAATGACCCGCACTCCGCGTGAGGTCAGGGCCAGGCCGCAGTACAGGACGCCGACAAACGGCGTGCCGCGGGCTGCCATTTCGTCGACCGTAGGCTGTGCAACGCGCTGGACAACGTTGTCGACCAGGTCCGCCGGAACCCAGGTCAGCGGCGAATAGGCGCCCATGCCGCCGGTGTTGGGGCCTTCATCGCCGTCGTAAATGCGTTTGAAGTCCTGTGCCGGGGCCAACGGAACTACGTTCCGTCCGTCGGAGAGGACAAAGAGGGACACTTCGGGTCCGTCCAGGAATTCTTCAATCACCACCGAGCCGCCAACATCGAAGCAGGCCCGGGCGTGGGCCAAAGCTTCGTCGCGGTCGGAGGTGACCACCACGCCCTTGCCGGCGGCGAGCCCGTCATCCTTGACCACGTACGGGGCGCCGAAGGTGTCCAGGGCATCGGCAGCCTCCTCAGCGGTGGAGGCCACCCGTGCCATGGCGGTGGGCACACCGGCCGCCGCCATCACCTGTTTGGCGAACGCCTTGGATGCCTCCAGCTGTGCGGCCGCCTTCGACGGGCCAAACACGGGGATGCCGGCCTCCCGGAGGGCATCGGCAACACCTGCGGCCAGCGGGGCCTCCGGGCCGATCACCACCAGGTCGGACCCGAGGCTGCGGGCCAGAGCGGTCACCTCCGCGGGGTCACTGGCGTTGACCGCATGGACCGGGACCATCTGCGCCATGCCCGCATTGCCGGGGGCTGCGTGCACCTCGCGAACGTAGGGATCGGCCAGCAGGGATCGGACAAGGGCATGTTCGCGGCCACCGGGGCCTACAACGAGAACCTTCACAGTAGTTCAGCGTACTGGCTTGGCTCCGGCAGCAGAAAGAACCGCCGGCTTGTGACGAACCCGTGACGGCGCCGCCCGGACCTGCCCGGCCGGCAACCCATACAACCCATACGGACGTGCCCCGGCTGCGAATAAGTGCCATGACCGCTTCTCCGAAGTCCCACGCCCACCGCTTCCGGAACCTGCGCAGCACCTTGTACGCCGCACTGGCCGGAATTCTCGCCGCCGCCACAGTGCTGGCCGCCGCAGAGCTCGCCGGAGCCTTCTTCACAGCCCGGGCGCGGCCGCTGATTGCGCTGGGGTCCACTTTCATTGACTTCACTCCCCTGTGGCTGAAGAACTTCGCGGTGGAAACCTTCGGCACCAATGACAAGGCCGCGCTGTTTGCGGGCATGGCCCTGACTATTGCGGTGCTGGCAGCCTGTGCCGGGGTGCTGGCGCGCCGCCGCTGGGGGCTGGGCGTGGCCGCCGTCGTCGTCATGGGAGCGGTGATGGTGGCCTGCGTGCTGACCCGGGCCGGCGCCTCGCCGGTGGATGCCGGCCCCACCGTGCTGGGCACCGCCGTCGGGATCCTTGTCCTGCGCGGACTGATTCGCCGCATTCCCGCCACCGGAGCCATGCCAACCGTTGCGGTTGAAACTCCGCAGGAGAATAGTGGAAATCCGGCGGCGGGGTCCTCCGCGGCACCGCCCGCCGAGGTCTCGGCGGGGGACGGCAGGAACGACGGCGGTGCCGGGGCCGGCATCGGCAGTCCGTCCCCCGCACCCCGCAGAAGTCCCGCTCCCAGCCGCCGCGGTTTTTTCGCCGCCGCCGGGCTCACCGCCCTCGCTGCAACTGCCGCAGCGGCCGGCGGCCGGGCCATCGCCTCGGCCCGGAACACCACCGCGTCCTTCCGTGCCGCACTTATGCTGCCG
Proteins encoded:
- a CDS encoding ABC transporter ATP-binding protein, which codes for MPAQTTLWQSLARLYPHLRPILPRLILGLFCALGASLMALAIPQVFRVLINTSLSPGGSTAAVWGAAGVVLGLGILEAGFIALRRQFVIAPATTVETRMRTSFYRHLQDLAVSFHDRWGSGQLLSRAMSDLNLVRRWMAFGAIMLVVTALTVVVGFTIMLFTSWVLALIFMAAAVPIVIYGYRFNRFYRQVSRQSQDQTGDLATTVEESVHGIRVLKAFGRSREALDSFEEQAQELRETEVSKANSLAKFSLVVTLLPEAALAVALVVGIIAVADGNLSIGSLVAFFATAAVVAGPVEAVGPLLSMTLTAKTAIDRHYEVMDAQSSIQSPQRPVHLNDVRGELVFDDVHFAYPDTKEGTRNLIDGVTLCLRPGETMALVGVTGSGKSTLLQLVPRLFDVTGGSIRIDGTDLRQLDLEELRTIVAVAFEDTTLFSSSVRDNVLLGAEPASSAEADQLLAQALDVAQADFVYSLPEGTDTLIGEEGLSLSGGQRQRVALARAIAARPTVLIMDDPLSALDVRTEELVEGRLREVLADTTTLVVAHRPSTVSLADRVALMEDGRISAVGTHAELLAGNDHYRYVIASLPTEPEDLDSPLEDGPLPADAADDAAGALEAPRLDDEEIIR
- a CDS encoding ABC transporter ATP-binding protein, yielding MSRFTVRRGAEDSVQPRKPSKPGRGADPNYDASARLGTAGEDAVHLGREENLAVRRRSLALLGSLIRPNRGRFIGTVLLVVFSQAARVAGPAIIAYGIDHALPDLQAGNSLPLILSGVAYLLAALLAAGLTAGYVRATALLSQAMLLDLRLRVFRHTQRLSLEFHEKYTSGRIISRQTSDLEALRELLDSGVSSLASGAMYMLFTAVSIFLLDWRTGLLMLVAFVPMYLLTRWYQKRSQLAYRASRVTSAKLIVHFIETMTGIRAVKAFRREKVNAEKYDELAEDYRVATVRSINLNGIFQPGLVLIGNATVAVVLLAGGFRVLDGGLEVGALLALLLYSKRFFQPVDQMAMFYNSFQSASAALEKVSGLLEEVPTVRPPKHPVELEHAKGDIRFDGVEFRYGGGPVILPQMDLHIPAGQTVALVGQTGAGKSTLAKLIARFYDPSQGSVLLDGVDLRSLTQRDLRRAVVMVTQEAFLFSGSVADNIALGKPEATRAEIVASAKAVGAHEFIEALPEGYDTDVNKRGGRVSAGQRQLISFARAFLADPAVLILDEATSSLDIPSERLVQHGLKTLLGNRTALIIAHRLSTVEIADRVLVMHAGEVVEDGTPAELTGGTGRFAKLQAAWQESLV
- a CDS encoding PaaI family thioesterase, whose protein sequence is MDITPQMIRQLVPFAEFLEIDFPELSPHLVVAQLADRPEYGTIGGGVHGGAVMALADVAAAVMAVMASGDPAAAPATMQSSTNFLRPARGVLRAEAEVTRTGRTTVVDVRVTDSSGEACAVVRQIVSVKAAAQPASI
- a CDS encoding dihydrofolate reductase family protein: MVVRVDLNISLDGFATTTDQTPEDPFGQDWSRLVGPYTATRTFRERVLHESGGGTTGVDDKYAAAYFEGIGAEIMGAGMFGLHNFPDDPAWKGWWGDETPFRYPVFVLTHTTREPIDMPDGTRFEFLAASPEEALARAVDAAGGQDVRIGGGPTVVKSFLAAGLVDRMHVGITPILLGRGISLWDGLRGIEDGYDVGAETAESGVVHLTFQR
- a CDS encoding phosphoribosylaminoimidazolesuccinocarboxamide synthase codes for the protein MSAPELAGWTHVYSGKVRDLFVPADLSAPGAGERVLVVASDRISAFDHVLSSEIPDKGRILTQLSLWWFEQLKVPHHVISADEGVPAEVAGRAMICKKLQMYPVECIARGYLTGTGLAEYRQSQTVCDVPLPAGLVDGSRLEPAIFTPSAKAEVGEHDENINYEAVVKLVGVGTAETLRSLTLDIYTAAEAIARNRGIILADTKVEFGLDPATGEVTLGDEVLTPDSSRFWDAALYSPGQAQPSFDKQYVRDWLTSPESGWDKASDAPPPALPADVVERTRARYVEAYERLTGRTFA
- the purD gene encoding phosphoribosylamine--glycine ligase — translated: MKVLVVGPGGREHALVRSLLADPYVREVHAAPGNAGMAQMVPVHAVNASDPAEVTALARSLGSDLVVIGPEAPLAAGVADALREAGIPVFGPSKAAAQLEASKAFAKQVMAAAGVPTAMARVASTAEEAADALDTFGAPYVVKDDGLAAGKGVVVTSDRDEALAHARACFDVGGSVVIEEFLDGPEVSLFVLSDGRNVVPLAPAQDFKRIYDGDEGPNTGGMGAYSPLTWVPADLVDNVVQRVAQPTVDEMAARGTPFVGVLYCGLALTSRGVRVIEFNARFGDPETQAVLARLKTPLGGLLMAAAKGELDAMEQLKWDPRTAVAVVVAAANYPDAPRTGDRIRGLKKAEKIDGVHVLHAGTRLEDGKVVSAGGRVLAVVGLGADLQAARDLAYAGVDTISLDGSQHRTDIALKALHGEVAVPAGSQPVADRDVDGDLA